The following coding sequences are from one bacterium window:
- a CDS encoding response regulator transcription factor, with amino-acid sequence MLQKILLVEDEKNIAESLVFNLEHEYDVVWAETGEKALKEWGDNQFDLIVLDVMLPRLSGFDVCKTIRQEDVQTPILFLTAKNQERDRIEGFQIGGDDYLGKPFNLDEFLLRVKALIRRSQRTPIVSAELPNHYHFGLATIDFENYEATANGQKIPLTKKECLLMKLLIENEGQVVTRDEILSKVWGYETLPSTRTIDNFIVKLRSYFEPNPKEPRFIHSIRGVGYKFTKSE; translated from the coding sequence ATGTTGCAAAAAATCCTGTTAGTCGAAGATGAAAAAAATATAGCTGAATCGTTGGTATTCAACCTTGAACATGAATACGATGTTGTGTGGGCCGAAACCGGAGAAAAAGCTCTTAAAGAGTGGGGAGATAACCAATTTGATTTGATCGTGCTGGATGTCATGTTGCCGCGTTTGAGCGGCTTTGACGTATGCAAAACCATTCGTCAGGAAGATGTACAGACGCCGATTCTATTTCTGACGGCCAAGAATCAAGAACGGGATCGGATTGAAGGCTTTCAGATCGGTGGAGACGATTATTTAGGTAAACCATTTAATCTGGACGAATTTCTACTCCGTGTGAAAGCGCTCATTCGCCGCAGTCAACGGACTCCGATCGTGAGTGCGGAATTGCCCAATCACTATCATTTCGGGCTGGCGACGATCGATTTTGAAAACTATGAAGCGACAGCCAATGGACAGAAAATTCCGCTTACCAAGAAAGAATGTTTGTTGATGAAGCTGTTGATCGAGAATGAAGGACAGGTTGTGACTCGCGACGAGATTTTGTCTAAAGTTTGGGGTTATGAAACGTTGCCGTCTACACGTACGATCGATAATTTTATTGTAAAATTACGCAGTTATTTCGAACCGAATCCGAAAGAACCCCGATTTATTCATTCAATTCGCGGTGTGGGATATAAGTTTACTAAAAGTGAGTGA
- the acpS gene encoding holo-ACP synthase: MIIGIGTDIIEIERIAKSHRQYGDKFLTRIFTQEEIRYAMAKKNPYPSLAVRFAAKEALIKATREGKFHNFDWLEAAIDTQTNGVPHFRFQNTLARFLEKATVHVSLSHSQHYATATVVIEKP; this comes from the coding sequence ATGATCATTGGAATTGGAACAGACATTATTGAAATCGAACGGATCGCGAAAAGCCATCGCCAATATGGTGATAAATTTCTTACGAGAATTTTCACTCAGGAAGAAATCCGGTACGCGATGGCTAAAAAAAATCCGTACCCGTCGTTAGCGGTACGATTTGCGGCAAAAGAAGCATTAATTAAGGCTACTCGTGAAGGAAAATTCCACAATTTCGATTGGTTAGAAGCGGCGATCGATACGCAAACCAACGGTGTTCCGCATTTTCGTTTCCAAAACACTCTCGCCCGTTTTCTTGAAAAAGCTACTGTTCACGTATCACTCTCTCATTCACAACATTATGCAACGGCAACCGTCGTTATTGAAAAGCCCTGA
- a CDS encoding TetR/AcrR family transcriptional regulator, whose product MFNALDHSAENNVATDRYHLKLRDLLEQCAALFAKNGYHNTSIRDIAREMNTSLAGLYYYFKTKEELLFLISRYSFDTVMGSLAEKLEHEASSREKLKILVQNHLQYFVTHLDAMKVLAHESDSLTGEYYILINDKKRQYLDILERLLLDIQREEYNQKNLKLNQPIKIAALSLFGMMNWTYTWYNPDKREHSPANIAKISEQMVEIFLNGFVNV is encoded by the coding sequence ATGTTTAATGCTTTAGACCATAGCGCAGAAAACAACGTTGCCACTGACCGATATCATCTCAAATTGAGAGATCTGCTGGAGCAATGTGCAGCGCTTTTCGCCAAGAATGGCTATCACAATACATCTATTCGCGACATTGCCCGGGAAATGAATACCAGCCTTGCCGGCTTGTATTATTATTTCAAAACCAAAGAAGAACTGCTCTTTTTGATTTCACGGTATTCGTTTGATACGGTCATGGGTTCGCTTGCCGAAAAACTTGAACACGAAGCAAGTTCCAGAGAAAAGCTGAAAATCCTCGTACAAAATCATTTGCAATATTTTGTTACGCACCTGGATGCCATGAAAGTGCTGGCGCATGAATCCGATTCGCTTACCGGCGAATACTACATTCTGATCAACGACAAAAAACGGCAATACTTAGATATTCTTGAAAGATTATTACTCGACATTCAGCGGGAAGAATACAATCAGAAAAATCTGAAACTCAATCAACCTATCAAAATCGCAGCATTGTCACTTTTTGGTATGATGAACTGGACGTATACATGGTACAATCCTGACAAACGCGAACACAGTCCGGCTAATATTGCCAAAATATCTGAACAAATGGTTGAGATATTTTTAAACGGTTTTGTCAATGTTTGA
- the mgtE gene encoding magnesium transporter, whose amino-acid sequence MRSKSEIEIDKEFISDIKDLVDSKAEYLLKNILEDLHPVDISEILDHLDEEERNYVFQILGTEKASQVILELDQASREDILENLDEEQISDIIEEMQSDDAANIVQELDGETQQIVLSQLDYEESQEVQQLLKYDEDSAGGLMQLEFVDVYDTETIAEAIEEIRQKSTEVQKIYDIYVVNTHGNLVGTVSTETLLVVAPNKLVSEVMNPDVIFAKTDLDQEEVAKLFKKYDLVTLPVVTLSGKLVGRITIDDIVDVIEQEASEDVSKMAGSVDEEVTETSTFRISRSRLPWLMTALAGELVAAFVLSRFESSLNQILALAFFVPIIMAMAGNIAIQCSSIVIRGLATGEIGLLDLQRQLLKEIRVASINGLILGALLAGVVSIWIGDFHIALVVGIALICVIFFAAFNGTLFPLLLKRMQVDPALAAGPFVTMTNDTLGIMIYLGIATAFLLK is encoded by the coding sequence GTGCGATCTAAATCTGAAATCGAAATTGACAAGGAATTTATCAGCGATATCAAGGATCTCGTCGATTCGAAAGCCGAGTATTTGTTGAAAAATATCCTTGAAGATCTGCATCCGGTGGATATTTCCGAGATTCTCGATCACCTCGATGAAGAGGAACGTAACTACGTTTTCCAGATTCTGGGTACGGAAAAAGCCTCGCAGGTAATTCTTGAACTCGACCAGGCTTCGCGCGAAGATATTTTAGAGAATCTTGATGAAGAACAAATTTCAGACATCATCGAGGAAATGCAATCGGATGATGCGGCGAATATTGTTCAAGAACTGGACGGTGAGACCCAGCAGATCGTTTTAAGTCAGTTGGACTACGAAGAGTCGCAGGAAGTTCAGCAACTTCTTAAATACGACGAGGATTCGGCCGGCGGTCTGATGCAGTTAGAATTTGTCGACGTATATGATACCGAGACCATTGCCGAAGCGATCGAAGAAATCCGTCAAAAATCTACCGAAGTTCAGAAGATTTACGATATTTATGTCGTTAATACGCATGGAAATCTGGTAGGTACTGTTTCAACGGAAACACTCCTCGTCGTCGCGCCCAACAAATTAGTTTCGGAAGTGATGAATCCGGATGTAATTTTTGCCAAAACCGATTTGGATCAGGAAGAAGTTGCCAAATTATTCAAAAAATATGACCTGGTTACTTTGCCGGTTGTGACGTTATCAGGTAAGTTAGTTGGAAGAATTACGATTGACGACATTGTAGACGTTATTGAACAGGAAGCGTCGGAAGACGTGTCCAAAATGGCAGGATCCGTCGATGAAGAAGTTACGGAAACGTCGACGTTCCGTATATCGCGCTCGCGCCTGCCTTGGCTCATGACGGCATTAGCGGGAGAATTAGTCGCAGCTTTCGTGCTAAGCCGTTTTGAAAGTTCGCTCAACCAGATTTTAGCGCTGGCGTTTTTTGTGCCGATCATTATGGCGATGGCAGGTAATATTGCCATCCAGTGTTCGTCTATTGTTATCCGTGGATTGGCGACCGGAGAAATCGGACTTCTCGACTTACAACGCCAGTTGCTCAAAGAAATCCGAGTCGCATCAATTAACGGGCTAATCCTCGGAGCGTTACTTGCCGGAGTCGTTTCCATTTGGATTGGTGATTTTCATATTGCGCTGGTTGTCGGCATTGCATTGATTTGCGTGATTTTTTTTGCGGCGTTCAATGGGACGTTATTTCCACTGTTACTCAAGCGCATGCAAGTCGATCCGGCGTTAGCCGCAGGTCCGTTTGTAACAATGACAAACGATACCTTGGGGATTATGATTTATCTCGGTATTGCTACTGCATTTCTACTTAAATAG
- a CDS encoding T9SS type A sorting domain-containing protein, with amino-acid sequence MKLELNFGDTDNYSFYKDDSSGEWIQEVISKDYLQKGNFEIARFMKPSPAGGNYLLLDGIGHFLKLPANADINLNGHVAYTVSMWLYLYSTNVNGEIINADNGFVSGYRFFIENNIPKLEIREGHSEIFSSDTTLDASRWVHLGAYCDGAHDSITFYVNGRIVKQLPFTKITQVNTGATSYIGALTKSSVPNFLKANLDQVRFFAGEDTIFNSVQKIAQRQNSRSSKKVKTVGPETFSLEQNYPNPFNLSTTIKFELRQSGFVELRVYDLLGNNIRTLYEGEKEVGVHEFTWDGMDYKNAVVPSGIYFVRLAFDGSVLTKKMVLVK; translated from the coding sequence TTGAAGTTGGAACTGAATTTTGGCGACACGGATAACTATTCTTTTTACAAAGATGATTCGTCAGGGGAATGGATCCAGGAAGTAATCAGCAAAGATTATTTACAGAAAGGTAATTTTGAAATTGCCCGGTTTATGAAACCAAGCCCGGCAGGTGGTAATTACCTTTTACTTGATGGCATCGGTCATTTCTTAAAATTGCCCGCTAACGCCGACATTAATCTTAACGGTCACGTTGCTTATACGGTGTCGATGTGGTTGTATCTTTATTCAACCAATGTGAATGGCGAAATTATTAACGCCGACAACGGATTTGTATCTGGCTACAGATTTTTCATCGAAAATAATATTCCAAAACTTGAAATCCGCGAGGGTCACAGCGAAATATTTTCATCCGATACAACTTTGGACGCGAGCCGCTGGGTTCACCTTGGCGCATACTGCGATGGGGCGCATGACAGTATTACTTTTTATGTTAATGGACGAATCGTAAAGCAATTACCCTTCACTAAAATCACGCAGGTTAATACAGGCGCTACAAGTTATATCGGCGCTCTGACCAAATCGTCAGTACCCAATTTTCTCAAAGCCAATCTGGATCAAGTGCGCTTTTTTGCCGGAGAGGATACTATCTTCAACTCGGTGCAAAAAATTGCTCAGAGACAAAACAGCCGCAGCAGCAAAAAAGTCAAAACTGTCGGCCCTGAAACGTTTTCGCTCGAACAAAATTATCCTAATCCTTTTAATCTCTCAACAACCATCAAATTTGAATTGCGTCAATCAGGTTTTGTAGAGCTTCGAGTATATGATCTTCTCGGTAATAACATTCGAACTTTATATGAAGGCGAAAAAGAAGTGGGCGTTCACGAATTCACATGGGACGGAATGGACTATAAAAATGCCGTTGTGCCGAGTGGAATTTACTTTGTAAGACTTGCTTTCGATGGATCAGTTTTGACCAAAAAAATGGTGCTGGTCAAGTAG
- a CDS encoding response regulator, translating into MEPIVQQYPSLNPHPSLVGRTILVVDDDAVVLNTIKMMLQSADINCILATDGQEALAAVIQQKPDVILLDYMMPGINGAEVYKKLLTDGSYISVRDTPVIMLTAKTDNYKEQQELLKMGLSAYLLKPFGHKELINVIINVLTLNDVKIENQKLQVQLQDIKNYLQSVFDSITDPISVQNVHFQIQRFNHAAARAFPSLTTGIKSFESESPVPLHCHQLFFNHEKICDNCPASETLATGQSKLAEIQHDNRFYQISTYPVHDRQGRVISFVESIKDITEKKMLENQLIESSKLASIGTLAAGVAHEINNPLCIILGFTQSLLTEIGTHDPVRKELEIIEHETARCGKVVQDLLAYARPGELVRSLTSVIELMQGSIGLIRHLLKKNKIVLTESYESNIPDSWMDAPKMRQVFINMLLNAIQAMPDGGTIDVTINYDSDNINIRFTDTGAGIPGEKIPFIFDPFFTTKKGQGSGLGLSICKAIIHEHQGTISVQSHLGKGTQFLIILPVLQN; encoded by the coding sequence ATGGAACCGATCGTTCAACAATATCCTTCTCTCAATCCGCATCCCTCACTGGTCGGTCGAACTATTCTTGTTGTCGACGACGATGCGGTAGTCCTTAACACGATCAAAATGATGCTTCAATCGGCGGATATCAATTGCATATTGGCGACCGACGGGCAAGAAGCTTTGGCAGCAGTTATTCAACAAAAACCGGATGTGATTCTTCTTGATTACATGATGCCTGGAATCAACGGCGCGGAAGTATACAAAAAGCTCCTTACCGATGGATCGTATATTTCCGTTCGCGATACGCCGGTTATTATGCTGACGGCTAAAACAGACAACTACAAAGAGCAGCAGGAATTGCTCAAAATGGGGCTCAGCGCATATCTGCTCAAACCGTTCGGGCATAAGGAACTGATCAATGTCATTATCAACGTTCTGACGCTCAACGATGTCAAAATAGAAAATCAAAAGCTCCAGGTACAACTTCAGGATATTAAAAATTATCTTCAATCCGTTTTCGACAGCATTACCGATCCGATCAGTGTTCAAAATGTTCACTTCCAGATTCAACGATTTAATCACGCGGCCGCGCGAGCCTTTCCATCTTTGACCACCGGAATTAAAAGTTTTGAATCGGAATCGCCAGTACCGTTACATTGCCATCAATTATTTTTTAATCATGAAAAAATCTGTGACAATTGCCCGGCATCGGAAACGCTTGCAACCGGTCAATCCAAACTAGCAGAAATCCAGCATGACAACCGGTTTTACCAAATCAGCACATATCCTGTTCACGACCGTCAAGGCCGGGTTATTTCTTTCGTGGAATCCATCAAGGATATTACCGAAAAGAAAATGCTGGAGAATCAATTAATTGAATCGTCGAAACTGGCCAGCATCGGCACTCTTGCAGCAGGTGTGGCTCATGAAATCAATAATCCTTTATGCATTATCCTTGGATTCACTCAGTCATTGCTGACTGAAATCGGTACCCACGATCCCGTCCGGAAGGAATTGGAAATCATTGAACATGAGACGGCACGTTGCGGCAAAGTGGTTCAGGATTTACTCGCATACGCCCGACCCGGTGAACTCGTTCGCTCCTTAACCAGTGTAATCGAACTGATGCAAGGCAGTATCGGGCTGATCCGCCATTTACTCAAAAAAAATAAAATTGTGCTGACGGAATCTTATGAATCTAATATTCCGGACTCGTGGATGGATGCTCCGAAAATGCGTCAGGTTTTTATCAATATGCTCCTCAATGCCATACAAGCGATGCCTGACGGCGGCACTATTGACGTAACTATAAATTACGACTCCGACAATATTAATATCCGGTTTACTGATACCGGCGCCGGAATTCCCGGTGAAAAAATTCCGTTCATTTTCGATCCGTTTTTCACAACCAAAAAGGGACAAGGTTCTGGCTTAGGTCTTTCGATCTGTAAAGCGATTATTCATGAACACCAGGGGACAATCAGTGTTCAAAGCCACCTTGGCAAAGGAACACAGTTTTTGATAATATTACCGGTATTGCAAAACTAA
- a CDS encoding phenylacetate-CoA oxygenase subunit PaaI: protein MLKAQVSTFDDWVDLFQEWKKDIGFDEKTFKRFLPTYLLEPKYEHCKYNEIQFGDFRGDRKWERVLDIPNQNIRDALQQLIVFQGDTEFASVEQQRYLVDRAPSDYDTYALMRINAEEMRHGWQMSHILVTHFGEGGRKEAMKLLDRRAYEQKRLLGSFNEVMDNWLDMYTYTEFIDRDGKFQLKMLSHSAFMPLAMSMGPMLKEEAFHLGTGNNGLKRILKAGKIPVEIIQKYFNKWVPTAYDLFGNDGSSNAHWAYVWGLKGRFNEDETDEEAKKEELNQMARSLYIAEIAKLIEDMNMLIPRDQQKLIVPDVKFNRSIGLYAHQPYSVDGKMLTPEQCEKHKAEVLPSQKDKDFLKDIFKENDWIEFKPLKQMD, encoded by the coding sequence ATGTTAAAAGCTCAGGTCTCGACGTTTGACGACTGGGTGGACTTATTCCAAGAATGGAAAAAGGATATCGGGTTCGACGAAAAAACTTTCAAGCGTTTTCTTCCTACCTACCTGCTGGAACCGAAATACGAGCATTGCAAATACAATGAAATCCAATTTGGCGACTTTCGCGGTGATAGAAAATGGGAGCGTGTTTTGGATATTCCCAATCAAAATATCCGCGACGCTTTGCAACAGTTGATCGTATTTCAGGGCGATACGGAATTTGCCTCCGTCGAGCAACAGCGTTATCTCGTCGACCGTGCTCCGAGCGATTACGACACTTACGCCCTCATGCGGATCAATGCTGAAGAAATGCGTCATGGCTGGCAGATGAGCCATATCCTTGTAACACATTTCGGTGAAGGCGGACGAAAAGAAGCCATGAAACTGCTTGATCGTCGCGCCTATGAACAAAAACGCCTGCTTGGCTCCTTCAATGAAGTGATGGACAATTGGCTCGATATGTATACGTATACCGAATTCATTGATCGCGATGGAAAATTCCAGCTCAAAATGCTAAGCCATTCTGCATTTATGCCGCTGGCCATGAGCATGGGACCCATGCTCAAGGAAGAAGCCTTCCATTTGGGGACAGGCAATAATGGATTGAAACGTATTTTGAAGGCCGGAAAAATTCCTGTCGAAATCATTCAAAAATATTTCAATAAATGGGTACCGACCGCGTACGATCTTTTCGGCAATGACGGCTCTTCCAATGCGCATTGGGCTTACGTCTGGGGACTCAAAGGTCGGTTCAATGAAGACGAAACGGATGAAGAAGCGAAGAAAGAAGAATTAAATCAGATGGCACGCAGCCTCTATATTGCCGAGATTGCCAAACTCATCGAGGACATGAACATGTTGATCCCCAGAGACCAACAAAAACTGATCGTGCCTGATGTGAAATTTAACCGGAGTATCGGTCTGTATGCTCATCAGCCATACAGCGTAGATGGCAAAATGCTGACGCCGGAACAATGCGAGAAACACAAAGCGGAAGTTCTTCCGTCACAAAAAGACAAAGATTTCCTGAAAGATATTTTCAAGGAAAATGACTGGATTGAATTTAAGCCGCTTAAACAAATGGATTAA
- the rsmA gene encoding 16S rRNA (adenine(1518)-N(6)/adenine(1519)-N(6))-dimethyltransferase RsmA, producing MASFFCVVKTQQKRFGLRIVGRHYAKIGLNILCQFFTLSGALRSFNDIKFYTVAAPSLPKKRLSQNFLIDKNIVKKIVTSSGIHAGDTVVEIGCGQGALTEMLIEKASRLYGIEYDTQLIPTLNEKFGSKETFRLIQDNVLEFDWDRIDAPNFKVIGNLPYHITSPIIFKIIDKRDHIETFTMMIQKEVAQRIVAAPSSKVYGILSVFCQFHADCKKLFDVPPTAFFPRPKVYSSIVQMKFRPFVVEVSNYEIFRTVVRQSFNQRRKMMRNSLAELIQNKAIHFDFERRPETLSVREFVELSNTIAS from the coding sequence ATGGCAAGCTTTTTTTGCGTAGTTAAAACACAACAGAAAAGATTTGGATTGCGGATCGTAGGCCGCCATTATGCCAAAATTGGCTTGAATATCCTTTGCCAATTTTTTACCTTGAGCGGCGCTTTACGATCCTTCAATGACATAAAATTTTACACTGTGGCAGCACCTTCGCTTCCCAAAAAACGCTTGAGCCAGAATTTTTTGATTGATAAAAATATTGTCAAAAAAATTGTAACATCGTCTGGAATTCATGCAGGAGATACGGTAGTAGAAATAGGTTGCGGACAAGGTGCGTTGACTGAAATGCTGATTGAAAAAGCCAGCCGATTGTATGGAATCGAATATGATACGCAACTCATCCCGACTTTGAATGAAAAATTCGGATCGAAAGAAACGTTCCGGTTGATTCAAGATAATGTCCTGGAGTTCGATTGGGATCGAATCGATGCACCGAATTTCAAAGTCATTGGTAATCTTCCGTATCACATTACCAGTCCTATTATTTTTAAAATAATCGATAAACGCGATCATATTGAAACGTTTACGATGATGATTCAGAAGGAAGTGGCGCAAAGAATTGTTGCCGCGCCGTCGTCCAAAGTTTATGGGATTTTATCAGTCTTTTGCCAGTTCCATGCTGATTGTAAAAAATTATTTGACGTACCGCCAACGGCGTTTTTTCCGAGGCCTAAAGTCTATTCGTCCATTGTCCAAATGAAGTTCAGGCCGTTTGTCGTTGAGGTTTCCAACTACGAAATTTTCAGGACTGTAGTCCGGCAGAGTTTCAATCAACGCAGAAAAATGATGCGTAATTCTCTGGCTGAGTTAATTCAGAATAAGGCGATTCACTTTGATTTCGAACGGCGCCCTGAAACATTATCCGTTCGTGAATTTGTAGAATTGAGTAATACCATCGCTTCTTAA
- a CDS encoding sigma-54 dependent transcriptional regulator: MTAKILVVDDEKNILALFKKIITPSALNDAHYDGSVEVLTAMNGEMAWEMIQAQDFDLIISDLAMGDMNGIELLRQAKSVKPETPFMILTGVGTIEDAVKAIKLGAYDYITKPFQRDELLITLRKALEYHRLNSEVKALREKLSEKDGVGFNRIIGKSKSITKIFDLIRVVAKSDSTVLVEGESGTGKELIAKAIHQESSRRSQPFIAINCGAIPETLLESELFGHVRGAFTGAISDKKGIFKEADNGTLFLDEIGDVSLPIQAKLLRALQEREIRPVGSNTGVHFNVRIIAATNKPIQQMITENLFREDLYYRLAVITLNVPPLRDRKEDIPLLVNYFLDKYNRLNDKHIHSVNETAMAQLLEHDWPGNIRELENVIERSVVISSGNAIDPNTLPKNIVKIGRVSRQEVGFHQSENRSWDQSLKQTELIHDLLKQNHTLKDIVELAVCDIEKIAIIKALSDVTGNRAEAARKLGISRPALYKKMKEYNID, translated from the coding sequence TTGACTGCTAAAATTCTGGTCGTTGACGACGAAAAAAATATTCTCGCATTATTTAAAAAAATTATTACGCCTTCGGCATTAAATGACGCGCATTATGACGGATCCGTCGAAGTACTCACGGCGATGAACGGTGAAATGGCGTGGGAAATGATCCAGGCTCAGGATTTCGATCTTATCATTTCCGATCTGGCCATGGGAGATATGAACGGAATTGAATTACTTAGGCAAGCTAAATCGGTAAAACCCGAAACGCCTTTTATGATACTGACGGGCGTCGGCACAATCGAAGATGCAGTCAAAGCGATTAAATTAGGCGCTTATGATTATATTACGAAACCTTTTCAACGCGATGAATTACTGATCACTTTACGTAAAGCGCTTGAATACCATCGGCTCAATTCTGAAGTCAAAGCGCTGCGTGAAAAACTCAGCGAAAAAGACGGTGTCGGTTTTAATCGTATCATCGGTAAAAGCAAAAGTATTACTAAGATTTTTGATTTGATCCGCGTCGTTGCGAAAAGCGATTCGACCGTATTGGTTGAAGGCGAGAGCGGCACCGGAAAAGAACTCATCGCAAAGGCAATTCATCAGGAAAGTTCACGGCGGAGCCAGCCGTTTATCGCAATCAATTGCGGTGCGATTCCGGAAACCCTGCTTGAAAGCGAATTATTCGGTCACGTCCGAGGCGCATTCACCGGTGCGATCAGCGATAAAAAAGGAATCTTTAAGGAAGCGGATAACGGAACTTTATTTTTAGATGAAATCGGTGACGTAAGTTTGCCCATTCAAGCTAAATTGCTTAGAGCATTGCAGGAACGAGAAATCCGCCCTGTCGGCAGTAATACCGGCGTACATTTCAATGTTCGCATTATCGCGGCAACAAACAAACCCATCCAGCAGATGATTACTGAAAATCTATTTCGTGAAGATTTGTATTATCGTCTTGCGGTCATTACGCTGAATGTTCCGCCCTTGCGCGACCGGAAAGAGGATATTCCTCTTTTAGTCAATTATTTTTTAGATAAATATAATCGTCTCAACGATAAACATATTCACAGCGTAAATGAAACTGCGATGGCTCAATTGCTCGAACACGATTGGCCGGGCAATATTCGTGAACTCGAAAATGTGATTGAACGTTCGGTTGTTATTTCGTCTGGCAACGCGATCGATCCCAATACACTCCCAAAAAATATCGTCAAGATCGGACGCGTCAGCCGGCAGGAAGTTGGTTTTCATCAATCGGAAAACCGGAGCTGGGATCAGTCTCTTAAACAAACCGAACTTATTCACGACCTATTGAAGCAAAACCATACTCTGAAAGACATTGTTGAATTGGCCGTTTGCGATATCGAAAAAATCGCCATTATCAAAGCATTGTCCGATGTGACCGGCAATCGCGCCGAGGCTGCACGTAAGTTGGGAATAAGCCGCCCTGCTTTATATAAAAAAATGAAAGAGTATAATATCGATTAA
- a CDS encoding HAMP domain-containing histidine kinase: MSIKNFFKRGAQSSKKPLVIFCIIVVLLTAQIGWWMYFQIQQNNVLHGLHENILQIRGRQTLTEINQAYGSLVIQNIRHGFFGSPIIARHVPIEEISGTPAMPPIFLNGQWNSFYVTNGVIYYKDFDDRVYRTVVNWDLIQEFLGRGDETYLVGPTHDYTSGQFISGPSPWLILPVDIKVKSDVLSNLDSRSDRKTAMFVSEGVFFCILLLVGIYLMFLAFRREVLLQSYQKNFILSVTHEFKSPLASLKLYIQTLSSREVPLEKRKNFLIHSLHDVERLEKLVENVLEAARLDRDDYQYVMKPLDLSEVAQQSLKKIEHYANEETVQLDTDIHSSVVIKGDQHAIYSVFDNLIENAVKYSVTPKKISIKLYTLQRQAVFEIRDNGVGIEKKEMEWIFQKFYRVGNEMTRNTKGTGIGLFIVKKIVTRHKGDIRVHSDGLNQGTTFTVTFPLFNETKE, translated from the coding sequence TTGAGTATTAAAAATTTTTTCAAGCGTGGAGCACAATCGTCAAAAAAACCGCTTGTAATTTTTTGTATCATTGTTGTATTGCTGACTGCACAGATCGGTTGGTGGATGTATTTCCAGATTCAGCAGAATAATGTCTTGCACGGTCTTCATGAAAACATATTACAAATTCGAGGCCGTCAGACGCTGACGGAAATTAATCAGGCGTACGGCAGTTTGGTGATTCAAAATATACGGCATGGTTTTTTTGGCAGTCCTATCATTGCACGCCACGTTCCGATTGAAGAAATCAGTGGTACTCCGGCCATGCCTCCGATTTTTTTGAATGGCCAATGGAATTCATTTTATGTAACCAACGGCGTAATTTATTATAAAGATTTTGACGACAGAGTTTATCGTACTGTTGTAAACTGGGATCTTATTCAGGAATTTTTGGGCCGGGGCGATGAGACTTATCTAGTCGGTCCGACGCATGATTACACTAGCGGTCAATTTATATCCGGGCCTTCACCGTGGTTGATTCTTCCAGTCGACATTAAAGTCAAATCCGATGTTCTGAGTAATTTAGATAGTCGTTCAGATCGCAAAACAGCTATGTTTGTTTCGGAGGGTGTTTTTTTCTGCATCCTTTTGCTGGTTGGAATTTATCTGATGTTTCTCGCTTTCAGGAGAGAGGTATTACTGCAATCCTATCAGAAAAATTTTATTCTGAGCGTGACGCATGAATTCAAATCGCCGCTAGCCTCGTTGAAATTGTATATTCAAACATTGTCGTCACGCGAGGTTCCGCTGGAGAAACGAAAAAACTTTTTGATACATTCTCTCCACGACGTTGAGCGACTCGAAAAATTAGTTGAAAATGTTTTGGAAGCTGCACGGCTTGATCGCGATGACTATCAATATGTCATGAAACCGTTGGACTTGTCGGAAGTTGCTCAGCAATCGCTAAAAAAAATCGAACATTATGCTAATGAAGAAACGGTGCAACTTGATACCGATATTCATTCTTCCGTTGTAATCAAAGGCGATCAGCATGCTATTTACTCGGTCTTTGATAACCTGATAGAGAATGCCGTCAAATATTCGGTGACTCCCAAAAAAATTTCGATAAAATTATACACCCTTCAGCGTCAAGCGGTTTTTGAAATTCGTGATAATGGCGTCGGAATTGAAAAAAAAGAAATGGAGTGGATTTTTCAGAAATTTTATCGTGTTGGCAATGAAATGACCCGCAATACTAAGGGCACCGGCATCGGCTTATTTATTGTCAAAAAAATTGTTACGCGTCATAAAGGTGATATCCGCGTTCATAGCGATGGATTGAATCAAGGTACAACTTTTACTGTGACTTTCCCGTTGTTTAATGAAACCAAGGAATAA